The following proteins come from a genomic window of Drosophila sulfurigaster albostrigata strain 15112-1811.04 chromosome X, ASM2355843v2, whole genome shotgun sequence:
- the LOC133848597 gene encoding innexin inx5: MYSAVKPLSKYLQFKSIRIYDAVFTIHSKCTVVILLTCSLLLSARQYFGDPIQCISEEKNINYVQSYCWTMGTYILKLDNFSERQPLPSQPKPSPTTGRLSMRRLADYNEEYARALAIAEGVGPELRGQTQREYLRYYQWVIILLLFQSFVFYFPSCLWKVWEGQRLKQLCSEVGEALLSEQTYNTRLRLLVKYFTTDYEDMHYCYMAKYVFCELLNFLISMLNILALEVFLNGFWSKYMHALATIPLYDWDRWNRISSQVFPKIAKCEVLKYGASGTASIMDNLCILPLNILNEKIFVCLWCWFLLMAIMSGLNLVCRLAMMMSRTLRELMIRSQLRFMTKQHVQHVFRNLTIGDWFLLMKVSVNVNPMLFRDLMEELCELRSSPSSVSSLTLLESPA, encoded by the exons ATGTATTCGGCAGTGAAGCCACTATCAAAATATCTGCAATTCAAATCGATACGCATCTACGATGCCGTTTTCACCATTCACTCCAAGTGCACCGTTGTCATCCTGCTGACCTGCTCGCTGCTGCTATCGGCACGCCAATACTTTGGCGATCCCATTCAATGCATCAGCGAGGAGAAGAACATCAACTATGTGCAATCCTATTGCTGGACCATGGGCACCTACATCCTTAAGCTTGATAATTTCAGTGAACGCCAACCGCTGCCAAGCCAACCGAAGCCATCGCCGACAACAGGTCGCTTGAGCATGCGACGCCTGGCCGATTACAATGAGGAATATGCTCGAGCTCTGGCCATAGCCGAGGGCGTGGGTCCGGAGCTGCGGGGTCAGACGCAGCGCGAGTATTTGCGGTATTATCAGTGGGTCATCATCTTGCTGCTGTTTCAATCGTTTGTCTTCTACTTTCCGTCTTGCCTGTGGAAGGTCTGGGAGGGGCAGCGTCTCAAGCAGCTGTGCTCCGAGGTGGGCGAGGCTCTGCTCTCTGAGCAGACCTACAACACACGGCTTCGATTGCTCGTGAAGTATTTCACCACCGACTATGAGGATATGCACTATTGCTATATGGCCAAATATGTGTTCTGCGAACTCCTCAATTTCCTTATCAGC ATGCTTAATATTTTGGCTTTGGAGGTGTTCCTCAATGGCTTTTGGAGCAAGTACATGCATGCCTTGGCCACAATTCCGCTGTACGATTGGGATCGCTGGAATCGCATCTCGTCGCAGGTCTTTCCCAAGATCGCCAAGTGCGAGGTGCTCAAATACGGAGCCAGTGGCACGGCCAGCATCATGGATAATCTCTGCATTCTGCCACTCAACATTCTGAACGAGAAGATCTTTGTGTGCCTCTGGTGTTGGTTCCTCCTCATGGCCATTATGTCCGGCTTGAATCTGGTGTGTCGTCTGGCCATGATGATGAGTCGTACTCTCCGGGAGCTAATGATTCGCAGCCAGTTGCGTTTCATGACCAAACAGCATGTGCAGCATGTCTTCAGGAATCTGACCATCGGCGATTGGTTTCTCCTCATGAAGGTCAGCGTCAATGTGAATCCGATGCTCTTTCGCGATCTCATGGAGGAGCTCTGTGAATTACGCTCCTCGCCCAGCTCAGTTTCATCGCTAACTTTACTCGAGAGTCCCGCTTAG
- the LOC133848709 gene encoding uncharacterized protein LOC133848709, which produces MKFIIATTVLCLCLALGQAQPLTTPAPWSTQLSSLVDDMTQIGIDAGKTLVHQYEEIVVEPQQQLEQAVDKVETRREESPECVAAHDAEIVSIVDVAHDELHVCGVTAAHDSAEIVSDVNAATQQLVFGGYSLAKTYNKCQNYKNSVLQQTCMAKFYVQATVYLVSARSSIKTIKQSTNERIPGVFVDSNACTHLASSKAVDALDVVNTNIDSCIAKARRH; this is translated from the coding sequence atgaagttcATCATTGCCACAACTGTACTCTGCCTGTGCCTGGCTCTTGGCCAAGCCCAGCCGCTGACAACGCCGGCACCATGGAGCACTCAGCTATCGAGCCTGGTGGATGACATGACCCAGATTGGCATTGACGCTGGCAAGACGCTGGTGCATCAATACGAGGAGATTGTCGTggagccacagcagcagctggagcaggCCGTCGATAAGGTGGAAACCCGTCGCGAGGAGAGTCCCGAATGTGTTGCCGCCCATGATGCCGAAATTGTCAGCATTGTGGATGTGGCTCACGATGAGCTGCATGTCTGCGGTGTGACAGCTGCCCACGATTCGGCCGAGATTGTCAGCGATGTGAATGCTGCCACCCAGCAGCTGGTCTTCGGCGGCTACTCGTTGGCTAAGACCTACAACAAGTGCCAGAACTACAAGAACTCCGTTCTCCAGCAAACGTGCATGGCCAAGTTCTACGTTCAGGCCACCGTCTACTTGGTCAGTGCTCGCTCCTCGATCAAGACCATCAAGCAGTCGACCAACGAACGCATTCCCGGTGTCTTTGTCGACAGCAATGCTTGCACCCATCTGGCATCCTCCAAGGCTGTCGATGCTCTCGATGTGGTCAACACCAACATCGATTCCTGCATTGCCAAGGCTCGTCGTCATTAG